From Drosophila suzukii chromosome 2R, CBGP_Dsuzu_IsoJpt1.0, whole genome shotgun sequence, a single genomic window includes:
- the Ir48c gene encoding uncharacterized protein Ir48c: MSLPENIFVIIFLSFVLSKPDTIIKQLTTKLNIKTHVYFSFTVKTLEELSLDNYQPKLLNHKNISEEFKTHHDEPVIVIIQLEKDLNLSLEAVEVLRLYRKDRQYNDILLIDEETGNDKSYLEICKAFWVAGFPHVLIYNVQEQLRTIEPYPYLEIKSTNLTEYVRNRNNRNLMGYPLRVLVTNDPPHCFVDEEELPNSPNRYKGSIITILKIFADQLNATFQAVPFPGLRRYSTAECVQMVRDNEIDACGSIFIRTYKYATSQPVRLNRVAIMAPFGNPIDKFYYFFRPFDSNVWIGTGMMVVYISAMGSLLHRWHFEEWDVGQYLLLAIETLLNRALSLPQSSSGSKWMLLLLLFVIGFVLSNLYVALLSMMLTTKLYQRPIENLADLKAANVNILLQKHNIGPNSVYGSSEELRERFLLVEESLHKEKRDALDTNYAYVDSEDRMDFYLYQQKFLRRHRMKKLANPVGYTWAVQVIRQNWVLESYYNDHVQRLFETDLQHKLMDDVHELAIRAGFLHFFPTQTQTIEPLRLGDIAMAAMVLGGGNALAGICFLGELLV; this comes from the coding sequence ATGTCACTGCCTGAAAACATTTTCGTTATAATCTTTTTGAGCTTTGTTTTGTCTAAGCCTGACACAATAATTAAACAGTTGACTACgaaactaaatataaaaacgCATGTTTACTTCAGTTTTACAGTGAAAACTCTTGAAGAACTGTCTTTGGATAACTATCAACCTAAATTGTTGAATCATAAAAACATAAGTGAAGAGTTCAAAACACATCACGACGAACCAGTTATTGTAATAATACAACTCGAAAAGGATTTGAATTTAAGTCTGGAAGCGGTGGAGGTGTTGAGATTGTACCGCAAAGATAGGCAATACAACGATATATTGCTCATAGATGAAGAGACCGGAAATGACAAAAGCTATTTGGAAATTTGTAAAGCTTTCTGGGTAGCAGGCTTTCCACATGTTCTAATATACAATGTGCAAGAACAACTTCGGACAATCGAACCCTATCCTTATCTGGAGATAAAGTCTACTAACTTAACTGAGTATGTGAGGAATAGAAATAACCGAAATTTAATGGGTTATCCCCTGCGAGTATTAGTGACTAATGACCCACCTCATTGCTTTGTGGATGAAGAAGAGCTACCCAATTCCCCGAATCGCTATAAGGGAAGTATAATTACTATACTGAAAATATTCGCCGATCAACTCAATGCCACTTTTCAAGCGGTGCCTTTTCCAGGACTTCGTCGTTACTCCACAGCAGAATGTGTGCAGATGGTTAGGGATAATGAAATCGATGCCTGTGGCAGTATCTTTATAAGGACCTACAAATACGCCACCAGTCAGCCCGTTCGCTTGAATCGTGTGGCTATAATGGCGCCATTTGGCAACCCCATCGATAAGTTCTACTATTTCTTCAGACCCTTTGACTCGAACGTCTGGATCGGAACTGGCATGATGGTGGTCTATATATCGGCAATGGGTTCTTTGCTCCATCGCTGGCACTTCGAGGAATGGGATGTGGGTCAGTACCTCCTGCTAGCCATCGAAACTCTGCTGAACCGGGCCCTATCTTTGCCGCAGTCTTCGAGTGGTTCCAAATGGATGTTACTGCTCCTGCTTTTTGTCATTGGTTTTGTTTTGTCCAATTTATATGTGGCCCTGCTCTCTATGATGCTGACCACCAAACTATACCAGAGGCCCATAGAAAACTTGGCTGACTTGAAGGCAGCCAATGTGAATATACTGCTGCAAAAGCATAATATTGGACCAAATTCAGTCTACGGAAGTTCAGAGGAACTGAGGGAGAGATTTCTTCTGGTAGAAGAGTCCCTGCACAAGGAGAAAAGAGATGCACTAGATACAAACTACGCCTATGTGGACTCGGAAGACAGAATGGATTTCTACCTATATCAGCAGAAATTCCTGCGAAGGCACAGGATGAAAAAGTTAGCCAATCCTGTGGGCTACACCTGGGCTGTTCAGGTCATTCGACAAAACTGGGTGCTGGAGAGTTACTACAATGATCATGTACAACGATTGTTCGAAACTGACCTGCAGCATAAACTGATGGATGATGTCCACGAGTTGGCCATAAGAGCTGGTTTCCTGCACTTCTTTCCCACCCAAACACAAACTATCGAACCCCTGCGACTCGGGGATATTGCGATGGCTGCCATGGTTTTGGGCGGCGGAAACGCCCTCGCCGGAATCTGTTTCCTGGGCGAGCTGCTCGTCTAA